The Nicotiana tomentosiformis chromosome 2, ASM39032v3, whole genome shotgun sequence genome includes the window ggcttttgagaaagtcagagagaaagaagtcataggcTTCagttgggaccacatcatatgtcgattcgggatgccctccgaaattgtatgtgataatagaaaacaattcatcggcatcaaagtaactaaatttctcggggatcacaagatcaaaaggatcctatcaacaccttatcatcccagcagGAACAGACAAGccaaatcgaccaacaaaaccatcatccaaaatcttaagaagagattgaccaacgccaaaggaaaatggagagaaatactacccaaggttctatgggcataccgcacaacatcgaaatccagtaccagaGCAATACCATTCTCATTAGTTTacggcgccgaagctctgatcccggtcgagatcggagaacctagcatcaggtttcgatatgcaacagaggagtcaaATAACGAAGCCATGCATACGAGCttagaattgttggacgaaagacgtgaagccgctctcgtccgatttgATGCCCAAAaatagcgaatcgaaagatactacaatcgaagagccaattttCGACATTTTAACaccggggacttggtgttaagaaaggtcaccctcaacacccgaaatccgaatgaagggaaactgggtccgaactaggaaggaccataccaggttttggaaatcgtcggaaaaggatcctacaagcttggCACGATAAATGGCGAACAActgccaaacaattggaacatatctcacctaaaataatactactgctaaggtacaaccctttccgttttcatttatattttacaACTAACCCTTGAAGGTGTTCGACCAGGAACAATGAGGGATTCTTcgacacgaagcctttaggtctgaaagcacgcgttgaactctttttcccttagaccggttttgtcccaaatgggtttttcggcgagatttttaatgaggcaagcattgatcgtgctaacttagaacaattcaacagtatctgaggttTCTTTACAATTAACCTCGAACATTGGGGGGCATTTCTCTCGAATGTCAACTTTGATACGAGGAAGTTACTTCACGGCAGCAGGGTCTAGATAGGAAAAATttataagggccaaacggtcaaacgaaccatgcccgcatagtttgctcgagccctggcacaaaacatgtacgcatgtataatcatttataaagagaagtattttccTATACAATTCCATACTCTCGACCTATTATGTAaataggcttaagggccgactaTAACCAGAGTTTGGATAATTACCCCCAAGCTCGGGGATTGCCGTCCGAAAAATAAACAAGATCGAATTATATAAACTCTGAAGATCATAAGACCTCTTAGGCAACCCTCGATTCTATAGGcaacggccaccccactcggggactgacacttcgggcAAACTCGAAGTAAAACGGGAAAATAACCCTAAGAGGCATATCCCGAAATAAAGAGGCTACAACCAAATTAATACGgatcggagacgtccgaattccgtaaCAAAATAGGCCTTTCAAATCTTTCATAAACAAATAAAAAGGCTACCTCCgacaaaatcataaaaggcttcgataaaTACCGAAGCCtcaaaaactctaatgagtacaaagtTGTTCGAACTCTCAAACAATTCCTTATTTCATGCcaaggcattacaagttttgcaaatacaaatgataagaAACTCTTTCAAGCCAAAAAGAGGACAAAGCCTTAAAAAATCATTTTACAAAACCTAAGGGCTGTCATTTGTCTCGAGTTCGAGAGACCGTCCTCACTCAAATAAAAAatctaagggttaccttacttcgaattcgagcaagcactcactcgaccataaagtctaAGGGCTATACTAATTCAGTTCCAATCAAATTGTTTAAACCTCAGATCTTggaatacaacttcataattttataaggcgGAAAAGaagaaagttttatatatatgtgtcaaaaatcatttacaagggcagcATGGACCGATCAAGTTTTTCTACAAAAAatactaaaggacttagtcctctccgGGAGAAGTATCTTCTCCCTCGAGGCCTCCTTCGCCTTCAGATCCACTCATactcccggtatcatcatcatcagaaaaATCCAACACTCTAGCTTCAGCTTCAAGTTCCTTAGCATTCTCGATCTCAactgtaagatcgaagccacaagcatggatctcctcgagagtctcctTCCTagactggcatttagcatgctcggcaacccagtttgTTCGAGCCTGAGCAGCCTCAACAACCTCCTTTGCTCAAACTTGAGCAGCTTCAGTATCGGACAGGTAGATAACCACCATTACATCAGCAGTAGCCATGGCTAtttcgacctccgatttggccTCTGCAAGTTCTATGGCCAATCTCTCTCGATCAAAAGTTGCTGAACCCAAACGAGATTGGAACTCCTcgattttcttggcttgcaccaaggcaTTCTCTTTCAAGATTCAGAGTTGGGTCTCAACCGAGGCCAGTTGAGCCCGGGCAgcctccttttctgaggcaaggcAATCCATGTTCTTTTTCCACTCCTCGGCCTCCGCTTTCACTGCTTCCACTTCAACACGAAGCTGCTGATCACATCGAGCTTTTGTTGGACCTGTGGGACCGAACTATTAGCTATCACGCCCGAGTCAGTGTTGTTAACTTCAAAaattctttttacctgctcggacaAATCGGCATGTTCTTTCCGAGCTATTTCTAGCTTAGTCCGAAGTCCTTCtgcttctccttctctctgctcactgagaagcttgaaggcatctctctcctcagtaagccctcAGATTTTGGCTTCGTACCGGATCAGCTCcccttgggattggagaaacaccTCGTGGTGATGCACAGAGgcctacaaaaatagaaagaaggaattatacaaagaaagaaaaatacaagtattAAAATTGACAAAGAGAAaatgaacttacccgattcagggcctgttgagcttcgttgaaaagacaagAAACTCCCGCCTCGCCCGAGCTCTTCTTCGGAGCCTCCATGTCACTCAGAccggtgacatcttctaccccgacaaaataaccacggaaaggatCTTCCTCTTCGTAGGCTCCCTCCCCGTGATAAGTCTCCATAGCTTGAGCATCACGTATCATCGACTGGCAAAATGAAGGAAACgagggggaatccccgatctctattaCCCCAAGTAGGTTTTTTAGGGCACCGCCTCCCTCTCGATGAGCTTCAAGCCCGGTTTCTGTATTGGCATCCACCGCCTCTTCAATGGTATCTTCACCCCGAGGTAAAGTATCTTCGGTTCCCCTCAGTTTTGGGAACTTGGGACACAGTCTCCTCTTCGACCTCGTCGAACCTAGACGGAGCAGTATCGACTCCCACCGGTTCCGAAGTCTTCTGAATATTGGTGCTAGCTCGTGCACGGGCCACCAACCTAGaatcaccttcttcttcttcttcttcttcttcttcttcttcttcttcttcttcttcttcttcttcttcttcttcttcttcttctttattccTTAGTCTTTAGACCGACTCCATAATCAGTGGGATTGTGTTCCCCTTGGGTTTACGGGCCATTCTTTTCTTGGATTTTTGACCCTCGGAGTCCAAGGCCCTTTTTCTTTTAATCACCTTCGCCGGTTTCAAGATATGCGGTAAGGCTTCTTCATCACCGGATGGGGGTCTCATAGCCGCATCCTTTCTGAGACATACAAAAGGAGAAAATAAGTAAATTTATGCTTGAGAAAATGCTCGAACGATAGGCAAATCGGTAATCCAAGAAGAAGGcctaccatgagtacgagcctcccaccatccctttgacaaatcgcgccacGCGCGCTCGGCGTATGTTGACGTCAAAACCAGGCTTCTCACCCAATTCTTGAGGTGGGGAACCgcacccggcatccaagcaaTGGCTGAATCGAGAAAAACATTGACGAAaaaggatgaagaagtaaaaGCAACGAACGGAAATTAAAAATGGGATCATACTTacatttcatattccatttctcaggaaatgacatgctctcggccgggattaggtccgAGGTCTTTACCCGAATGAACCAGCCCATCCATCCCCGATCTTTGTtttcatctatactcgagatgAATACCTTGGTGGCCCGGGGTTGAAGCTTTATCAACCCACCTCAATAGATTCGAGGGCTGtataatcttacgaggtggtcgagggtgaaagggagCCCATCGATTTTACTCACGAAGAAACGGAGCAATATCACGATCttccagaaagaagggtgaatttggccgatGGTCATCTGGTATTTCTTGCAGAAATCGACGATGAtcggatcgaggggacccagcgtgaaaggataagtgtaaacactcaaatACCCTTCCACGTAGGTAGTGATCGCTTCCTCCGGTGCCGGTATCACAATCTCTTTGTTTTCCCAATTGCAATCGTTCTTCACCAGATCAAGAGGCCTTttgggtatcgagcatatatatctcgataccggctcgcatcgaccagcaACTGATGAGGttttctcgaccttaaaatcagaatcAATAACACATCCCCTGGGAATAAGTTCCtcaaggcgtggctccaccacttGTTTCTCGCAGgccggccgagatgaggaagcaacctctttctgcgaaatggttttagatatttttgccATTTAATTTTTATGAACAAAGGAGAATAGAGATTGAAGTATTTAGTGTTTTAAGAAGAACAAGCAACAAAATTTGTAAACCTGGAAATAGGGAGCTTTGGAGAAGGCAAAAAACTATGAAGATAGGAATGGAAAAGTTTCGAAAATAAAAGTTTGGAATGATGAAGAAAGGAACTATTTATTGGTTTCACAATGACGGTTCAAAACTGGTAATGGCCGACCATCaactgacgcgcatttaatgccttgataaCCGGACCGATGAGACGTTTGTCGCATATGTCACAATCAGACTCGTCGCTGACATCATTATCCACCAAGTCGAAGTTcagaaattcatatcgtttctcattaTCTTCTTTCCTagaaacaaggggactatctgtatacggtcaaaaccgagtttttCCCTTCTTATGATTAATCGAGATTAGAACATGATGGTTtaaggttcatcattgtaatatcgagccatagTATGAAGAATATGctgtcgagctcgagacccaaagaccgatcaagatcgaggtcggtcaagatcgagctcgaagacCTAGATACCGATTAAGATCGAGATCAACCAATATCAAGATCGGCcaggatcaagatcgagccaagaaacaaaaagcCGTTACAGCCGCAATTAGGcggagaatctcggcgaaaatcacgGCACGTATCAAGAAGAGGCCGATTAATTAACCCATCATGAGAGTCCTTACTatatttagaattgtatcaagagtatgactcccctactatataaagggggtctgatcatttgtaaaagGGAGCTGAGACTGTAAAAAAGAAGAAGCAATATAATATTCTTTTCTCAAGGTTCTCAATACTCCGTTACTTCGCTTATATTTCCTTTGTTGTTTCATTTGGTTGGAGGGCCCAAGCTACATATCTCATttggtttgcttttatttttctttacagcCAATTTCAATATCAGTttgcatattttctcagtttatgccaagtaaaatcacgtatccttaaaatcacatataaattcaattgttatgtGCTTTTAGGGTAAATGCCATGGCTAGTTGCATGTGTGAATTGTTGTTATACTTACCACAATCTAGCTCAATTAGCTGTATTAACAGTATTTAACTTGAAAAATTCACAATTTAGCTATTTCATCCTTTATTCAGTAGAATGTAATATTTCTTCCGTTTCATTTCATAAGATATGGAGTATACTTTACTATATTAGGAATCATCCAATTTTTTTCGGCTATACTTTTTTCGAATCTTTTAAAACTTTAATTGGAAAGTATCATCTATCGTTATATAATATCGAAAATGTCATCTATAGTTATTGAGTTGTAGCATGTTGTTCATCACGCTTCTAGAAGGGAAGCAAATCATAATTAACTTAAAGTTAATAATATACAGTTTAGTTTATCCCGTCACCATAAATGTACTATTGTATGTTACCCCTAATTGAAACTAGCTAGAAAATTAAATCACTTGAAGTATATAAGGCGCATATTCAATACAAATTGACACGGTCACTGAGATTCATATAATCAACTTCAACTTGTTTGGAATTGAGAcgttgttattattgttacacATGACAAAAAAGTACTTGTTTATTTTAGCAACTAATTAAACTCATTTTTATTTCAACTATAAATCTTACAATAGCAAGTAGGGATACAAATACTAAATTTTCTTCATGAATATCATGATTTAAATTCTTGATATCTACTAAGAATTCATAAAACGTACATATCGAATATTGTTGCTTTATCTCTATCTTTTCCACCATTCGTCTTCTATTAATTATATATCTTGTGAGTCCAAGCACCAACAATAATAATCAGACCTTGAGAAATCCAACAGCTGCTCTGGACTCATCCTCTCAAGCTCATTTTGCCTCCACGTtgcaaaattatttttattttggggATCTGAAGAAAGAGGGTAGTTTTCTTTTTTGTGAAATTGTGATTTCATTCGCTTGTAGAGCTTCATTGTTGCAACACAGTCTTCATAAGGATCTTGTACTCCAGTTTGAATATCATACCTACAAAATTTTAATTTGTCCATTTTTAGATTCTAAACTTGCTACAATACTTGTGGAGGACAAGGATAAAGTTTCATGCAATTACCCTAGGTAAGCTTTGGTCAAGTATTTGAGAGAGTTGCTGAGCTTGCTTGTTTTCATCAGTGGTGGGTATTTTGCAGTATCCCTTCAGAATAAAAATAACCGAACAATTGTTAAAACGTTcatctataataataataataatatataactaCGACTACAAATTAATTTCAACTTTATGTAATATAATAGTAAAGTTATAGAATTATTTTTTGTCACATTAAATTAATTGAATTTTATCTAGTACTATAACACTAAAAATCACAAAACTATTTATTTTTCTCACATTAAAGTATCTGAACATTATAGTAAAGTGAGAAAATCTTCACGTTGAACTTTGGTGACTTTACTATTTTAGCGGGTAAAATTCAGTTACTTTATTTGGGCAAACATAATTCAATGAGCTTACTATTTTAGAGGGTTAAATTAAGTTAGTTTAATGTGACGAAAATAATTTTGTGAATTTATTATTGTAGTAATAAATTTTAGTTATCATGCATGAAATTAATCATTGAAAATTGCATAATGTTAATTTTGGTTCTTAGATAAGCTGATCAAAGAATTAATTTACCTGATCTTTATTGCTGGATACTCCATTTCTAAACATTTAAGATCATGATCCAAACCATGGCCAACAAGAATCCTAGACCTTCCGCCTTTAGAACGGATTTGCCAAATAGGTTCCCCATTGCAAAGGAATTCTTGAATTTTTCTTGACACATTCCTTAATGGCATCGCATCCCTCAAATATTCTGGTCTTATGCCCGTTGTTTCATACCTAATAAACACATAATTTCTTGTCATTGTTTAAGCTCTATATGCTGATAGTGTACTAAATATTTACACGATAAATATTAGTAATTGATAATAATGTAACGAATTTTACGCTAGCTAttagtgtatataacttaaattcgtTACCTATAACTAGTGACAGGAAGGTTTGGTTTGATATATGAATGAAAGAGGATCCTCTCATGTTCATCAATGAGACAAACTCTTGCACATAGATCCAGAGATCCATCGCTGCCACCACCAACCATTTTGCAAGCAAGGGAAACTACTCTTCCTCTGCTGTTATCAATTCTTAGGTCATCTTGAATTCCCAAATTTGCCATGCGATACAGCAAACCCTGCAAAAAGAACCAATATCACTTTACGTCAGCTTAAGGTTTTAGATAAGATGAACAAAAGCAGGCTAGCTTGTTTCTCGGTTCGAGTCTCACACGCCTCCCTTTATCGAATTTTTTTTCACGTGTTTTGCCCATGTAAAATATTCAAACCACACATGAGGGAGCGTGTTAAAGACATAATGAAATAATTTAAAATGTATTCCTTGTAACAATTTAAACTTTTAGATGATATGCGTACAATATATAACACATCATTGTTGTGAGCTATCATAGGTTTGTATTAAGCATACATTATTATTTGGACGTGAGAGGCATGAGTCTCTGTGAGCCCGTAGAGCACTTCGGCTACCAAGAATTGTCAAACAAATATCACATCCTCTCTCCTTGAAAATTCTTTCGCATTCTGCCTTTGGAAGTGGCCCTGATCATATGAATTTGGAGTAATTAACGCATAAATCAAAtcagacctcaaccaaataaaaaGGTAGCTAGGCCACTAAAAGTTGTTGTTGAAGAAAGATTTGGGTACGTACCAATAAGGTGCTCCCTCAAAGATTCAAAAGAGCGACAGTGTTTTCTACAAACTCCACACATGGGCTCATGAACTGAATGATAGGATATTCTCATGTGTTCCACTAAATGCTCTTTTTTGTTGAACTGTCGATAACACGCTGCACACTTGTTCCTGCAACATATATATTTCCAATGAATTATACAGAAACCTTAATTAATATTCTGCTTGTTTTCAAGGACTGAACTACGATAATAGGGGATGGAACCTTTCCACGACGAGTTCAACTGAAttcaatattattttatgtgaaaCATAAATACTTAAATTTTAAGAAATAGGAGTAGTAAATTCTGAAtccataatttcaaaaatataattaatatgaGTTCAGTCTAAAAATTTAAAGATTAACCTGAGAGTATCGGAAGACTCATAACTAGGATCCATTCCAGTAACAGTGGTTGATGCTTCAGTCTGTACTCTGTAGACTCTAGTTTTTAGTAGAGAAGGGATAGCTGAGAGAAGATTTGAAGAAGAAGGTGAGGGTGTCAAGCTATTTATACAAGTCTTTGAAGGACGAAAACCTTTTAAAAGTCTTGGTGTTAAGTATGATCTCAAAAATCATTATGTTACGACAAAGCACGACCTAAATTACACTTTAAAGGTATATTACGAACCTGTTTGTGTGATCCAAACAGGCTAGTTGTATATGTCACAAACAGAAAGTGAAACAACAAATGCCTCGGGCCCACACTTTGGGCTACTAGAATATTTCTTGTTTTAATTGAAAGTACAATGTCCCAGCATCAAAGCGCGCAGAGAGATACATTACGTGGGTTCAGATATACTATAACCAAATATCTAATTAAAAATGTGTTTTTCTAACATCTTAAAACTGTTACTATAATTTAATTAACATGATAGTAGTGCAGACCAGAGATAAAGTTCAAATACTACCACCATAATTAAAAATGATTCTACATGTTCTGTCTTACATTAAAAAAATCGGGTCGACAAGGATTACATCAGAAGATTGTCAAGTTGCAGCAGCAGGTCCGTAGGTAAAGGTGACTGCCGGCAAATCACTATCTCATCTGCATACGTGCACATGACACTTTTCTCATAGTGATAAAATAATACCCCTTACGTTTTAATCTATAGAGATTTTAGTACTACATACGATATTTGTTTAAGATCACAAggttttttactttttaaaatttcATATTCGGTCAAACTAATTAAAGCACATAAATTGTAACGGAGGAAATAGTGCTTTAATTTACTGATCCTTGTAATTCTCGGATTAGATCCTCTAGATGTCCTTGACAAAGATACATAATACTTATATGTTGTACGATGATCTCCATTTTCATTGGTAATTGAAGCCAAACATAAGTAAATCAGGTGCAATTTAATCCTTATTTCTAGCAATGATTTCCAAAAAGCATGCAAAACCTGAAGCTATGGGATAAGAAGTGGGCTACGAAGAAAGATTAGACAAAAGTCGATCGGAAGGCTACCATTCCATGCATGCACGTTAGACTGCAGTGGACTTTCGGCAAAAGCAAAGATAAAATTCTTGTGTTGACTGACCAATGCAATTTACAATTTTAAATGAACCTAAATGAGAAGGAAGAGGAAAAGTATTAAAAAAAAACTAAGGAGATCATTATGTATCTATCTGAATTCAGGATTTGGGGGTTCCACGTGCCAAGCAGAAGAAAAAGATGTACTTTTGCCACTGACACCTTGACGACTTTTATTATGTGGGTGGCACTTTAAAATATATACTATTTCTTATACATATTTACATATATACATAGAGTTTTCGCTGAAACTTGCGGGTGACGTACCACCCGAATCATATACATAGATCCGTCCTCGATCTAAATGCTCGTTAACCACTTTCGATAGTATGCGCTTCCCTAACCACCCCAGTAAGCTACTGGCCGGTCAATAATTTGCAATATCAGGTCATTTAAAGAATATTCATAAGTAAACTTTTTTAGAATGTGAGGTTTATAATATTCGAAATGAGACATGTTACTTGGTATAAAAATTATAACAACTCAATTTACTTGCGTGATGTCAACCGTGTAAAGAATATTTAAAGAGTCATGTCTTGGCCTGGCCACTTTCCTTCAACAATATATCTTTGACCAAAACTCCCTTCCACGCACCCATCTTTTACAAACCCACCAACATATTCGTATGTAGTGATACCCCTGAGGCCCCGAAGCGACTTAAAGTCCCATTTACAGAATATTTCAATTTATCCCAAGACTTGGGACCATTTCATTCCTCTttcaaactttttatttttttttcttaaattatgTATGCAGTCAAATAAAATCACGTAAAATGAGATAAATTAAGTACTAATAAAATAAATGATAAtatgtttattattattttgtccCTATTTGTCtggcatgatcggaattttataatATGATTTTCGATACACAACTTTAACATGTGTAAAATACTTAAATTACTCTTTCCGTGCAATGGAAAGAATCTCGTTAAGAACAAAATAAAAGGCAAATAATAAgagtttatatataaaaaaatgtgCAAATCCTTTTGGGgagtaaaaaaaatattattaaataaatagGAACAGAGAAATAATTTTTATTACTTTGTTAATTTCTATAAGCAAGTTTGTTTGGGTTCTTCTAAAAAAAGGTTTTGGTTAGTGGGACAATTATTAAAAAAAGGTTTGGGTCAGCTTCCGTTAAAAGAAGGGACAATTTTAAGCTTAAATTTAATGTTAAGGGCAATTAAGATTCAATAGGTGGAAGGggaataattttaattttttttcaatagGTTAAAGAGCATTTTTTACCCTTTTCCATTGTCTAAAAAATGGCAAGTATTTCTGAAGTAGGTCGCCTATCGTATAAGCGACTATGGTTAAATAGAATTCGCCGATTTGTTCTCTTTGTTCTAGGAGGACCGAACAGCACATTAGATGAACGTTGCTAAGTAGTGTTATCAGTCTTTATTCAAAATCAATAAATCAATAAACGAAAAAAAATAAAGTAGAAAAAATTTCGAGCCCACAAGTTTtttgtgtttccttaaggaatttaatcccctcataaTGCCCAAGGTTGCGGAttaattcctcccaggatagaacggaataactattctgtgatagcggCACTTCAAATCACAGAATTTTGGCGAACTCAAATGGCAgagcaaatcacacaaaatacTTACATTTTGCTTTAGAATAACCAATGCAGTATGCAGAAAATTGAGGGGAAAGATTTCAGATTTTTTAGTGGTGGACAATGAGGCTAAGCCTCTCTATTTATAGACAATGAAATGGTGGGATGAATAGGTGCAATCCAAGAGGTGTCTCTTCCACTTCCCATTCACACCCCAATGAAAGAGTGAGATAAAGA containing:
- the LOC104103979 gene encoding RNA exonuclease 4 yields the protein MDPSYESSDTLRNKCAACYRQFNKKEHLVEHMRISYHSVHEPMCGVCRKHCRSFESLREHLIGPLPKAECERIFKERGCDICLTILGSRSALRAHRDSCLSRPNNNGLLYRMANLGIQDDLRIDNSRGRVVSLACKMVGGGSDGSLDLCARVCLIDEHERILFHSYIKPNLPVTSYRYETTGIRPEYLRDAMPLRNVSRKIQEFLCNGEPIWQIRSKGGRSRILVGHGLDHDLKCLEMEYPAIKIRDTAKYPPLMKTSKLSNSLKYLTKAYLGYDIQTGVQDPYEDCVATMKLYKRMKSQFHKKENYPLSSDPQNKNNFATWRQNELERMSPEQLLDFSRSDYYCWCLDSQDI